The Patescibacteria group bacterium region AGAAGGAATTTTACAAAAATTCAAAGGAGGTAAACTTTTTGGACAAACAGGTATTCCAGAAGCCGAGAGGCTTAAATATGCCGATAAAATATTCAAACTTGGCACTGGTTATGGCAGCAAAGAGAGTTTAAAAAAGGAAATAATGATTTTAAGAGGAAAAGCTACTTCTGGCAAAACCGAAATGGAGCAGAAACAGGCAAGAAAACATTTGAACTTGTTGGAAAAGGTATTTGGAAAAGATATAAAATAGGATGTTTGTTCATTATAGGACCAAAGGTTTTATTTTTAAAAAAGTTGACAGAAGTGAAGCTGATCAGTTGTTTAGTATTTTTACAAAGGATTTTGGAGGATTAAAAGTATTAGGAAAAGGAATAAGGAAAACAACTTCAAAATTAAGGGCAGGTATAGACATTTTCTATTTATCAGAAATTGAATTTATCCAAGGCAAGGGGCATAAAACCTTAACAGATGCAATAAAAATAAATAATTTCGAGTACATTAGAAAAGATTTAGACAGACTTGAAGTTGCCTATAAAATAGAGCAATCCTTAGATGATCTGATAAAAGGAGAGGAAAAGGATGATAATGTCTGGAATTTATTGTTAGAGGTTTTTGAAAAATTAAATGATTTGAATTTTAAAAACATAGATTTACTTTATTATTATTTTTTTTGGAATTTTTTATCTTTACTGGGTTATCAATTAAATGTACATAATTGCTCAAACTGTGAGGAAAAACTAAAGCCTGAACAACTTTAT contains the following coding sequences:
- the recO gene encoding DNA repair protein RecO, encoding MFVHYRTKGFIFKKVDRSEADQLFSIFTKDFGGLKVLGKGIRKTTSKLRAGIDIFYLSEIEFIQGKGHKTLTDAIKINNFEYIRKDLDRLEVAYKIEQSLDDLIKGEEKDDNVWNLLLEVFEKLNDLNFKNIDLLYYYFFWNFLSLLGYQLNVHNCSNCEEKLKPEQLYFDLKKSGIMCGNCIDKDSVKKIVPEIVKILRIILKRDIKIISKLITKDKHIKSLSEISKNYYSFVLNLSGQA